A stretch of the Bdellovibrio sp. 22V genome encodes the following:
- the rsmG gene encoding 16S rRNA (guanine(527)-N(7))-methyltransferase RsmG: protein MKDNKEQEAPIIYWRTDEWFPDLSPEVRSRLKTYHEELIKFNRTLNLISPKTLFVADAIHFADSILASRIIYTANPKMDKIYDLGSGNGFPGMVFAILYPQVQVVLVDTDQRKCEFLKHLASSLKLTNVTVENKPVDAFPDGSMPFAMARGFASISKAILLTRKTVPKGGVFYHLKSEEWGIEVGEIPTQLCSIWSPSLVGEYKLPVGAVKFSVVKTDKIA from the coding sequence TTGAAGGACAACAAGGAACAGGAAGCGCCGATCATATACTGGCGCACAGATGAGTGGTTTCCGGATCTAAGTCCTGAGGTCAGATCTCGACTTAAGACCTATCATGAGGAGCTGATTAAGTTTAATCGTACGTTGAATTTAATCTCTCCAAAGACCCTCTTTGTCGCTGATGCCATTCACTTTGCTGACTCTATTCTCGCATCTCGAATTATTTATACTGCAAATCCTAAGATGGACAAAATCTATGACCTCGGAAGCGGTAATGGCTTTCCAGGGATGGTATTTGCGATTTTATATCCGCAGGTGCAAGTAGTGTTGGTAGATACCGATCAGCGCAAGTGCGAATTCCTGAAACATCTGGCGTCTTCGTTGAAACTTACGAACGTGACTGTCGAAAACAAACCCGTCGATGCATTTCCGGATGGTTCTATGCCGTTTGCCATGGCTCGCGGTTTTGCTTCTATTTCTAAAGCCATTCTTCTTACAAGAAAGACCGTTCCTAAGGGCGGCGTTTTCTATCATCTTAAGAGTGAAGAGTGGGGTATTGAAGTGGGGGAAATTCCGACACAGCTTTGTTCTATTTGGAGCCCTTCACTTGTGGGAGAATACAAACTTCCGGTTGGCGCTGTGAAGTTTTCAGTCGTTAAAACAGATAAAATCGCATAA
- a CDS encoding AAA family ATPase, whose product MAKTICIANQKGGVGKTTTSVNLSSALATLGKRVLLIDMDPQGNASSGLGIKRYDSQDANSYHVLIGEKTLSEAIQNTANPNLKISTANPDLVGAEIELVDMPQREYRLKQAIATVADQFDFVFIDCPPSLGLLTLNALNAADSFLVPLQCEYYALEGLSQLLNTAGLIKKNLNPQLHIEGIVLTMFDVRNNLSHQVVTEIKNHFGEKVFNAIIPRNVRLSEAPSHGQSILEYDSKSIGAQRYLELAKEVIARSDAKTTTAATPQTEQNAYEGEVNV is encoded by the coding sequence ATGGCAAAAACAATCTGCATAGCTAACCAAAAAGGTGGTGTTGGTAAGACAACGACGTCTGTAAACCTCTCCTCTGCGCTGGCTACTCTTGGAAAACGAGTACTCTTGATCGATATGGATCCTCAGGGCAATGCTTCGAGCGGTTTGGGTATCAAAAGATACGACAGCCAAGACGCGAATAGCTACCACGTCCTTATCGGTGAGAAAACTCTCAGCGAGGCTATTCAAAACACAGCAAATCCTAATCTAAAAATTTCAACAGCAAATCCTGACCTTGTGGGTGCAGAGATCGAGCTTGTTGATATGCCGCAGCGTGAATATCGCCTAAAGCAAGCAATCGCGACAGTGGCTGATCAATTTGATTTTGTCTTTATTGATTGTCCTCCGTCTTTGGGTCTTTTGACTTTGAATGCATTGAATGCGGCAGACAGTTTCTTGGTTCCTCTTCAGTGTGAATACTATGCGCTTGAAGGTTTGAGCCAGCTTTTGAATACGGCGGGTTTGATCAAAAAGAATTTGAATCCGCAACTGCACATCGAAGGCATCGTCCTTACAATGTTTGATGTTCGTAACAACCTCAGCCACCAAGTTGTGACTGAGATTAAAAATCATTTTGGCGAGAAAGTTTTCAACGCCATCATTCCAAGAAATGTTCGCCTCAGTGAGGCACCAAGCCATGGTCAATCCATCCTCGAATACGACAGCAAATCCATCGGCGCACAAAGATACTTGGAGCTAGCTAAAGAAGTGATTGCTCGTTCAGACGCAAAAACGACGACAGCTGCGACTCCACAGACTGAACAAAATGCTTATGAAGGGGAAGTAAATGTCTGA
- a CDS encoding ParB/RepB/Spo0J family partition protein, producing MSDFAVESSNKKKGLGRGLGSLLGGPAPAEIPTPKASTTSAPAPTPVNNTTVAAPTPAPVAPPVDPESKIWKVGIDKLSPGKYQPRTSFEKEPLQELSQSIKENGILQPIVARRTSSGKLEIVAGERRWRAAQLAGLHEVPVILKNYDDKQALELAIVENIQREDLNPIEEAEGYARLISEFKLSQQQVAEKVGKDRATVANAVRLLSLPEEVKSMITANDLSVGHAKVLLSLPEPKKQIEFAKKVVNEKIAVRKLEKMVQAVVKGNADEADESPSFDSNVTQRLISGLSDELQKMLGTKVNIDYSNSKGKISIHFYSDDELTNLVDRLKEGWQ from the coding sequence ATGTCTGATTTTGCTGTTGAATCATCAAACAAAAAGAAAGGCCTTGGCCGCGGATTGGGTTCTCTTTTAGGTGGCCCGGCTCCTGCGGAAATTCCAACGCCAAAAGCTTCCACGACTTCAGCTCCGGCTCCAACTCCTGTTAATAATACGACAGTAGCTGCGCCAACTCCTGCTCCCGTCGCCCCTCCCGTAGACCCAGAGAGCAAGATTTGGAAAGTAGGGATTGATAAACTTTCTCCAGGTAAATATCAGCCTCGTACATCTTTTGAGAAAGAGCCGCTACAAGAGCTTTCTCAGTCTATTAAAGAGAACGGAATTCTTCAGCCGATCGTGGCTCGTCGTACGAGTTCTGGAAAATTGGAAATCGTAGCCGGTGAACGTCGCTGGAGAGCTGCGCAACTTGCAGGTCTGCATGAAGTTCCAGTTATCCTTAAGAATTACGATGACAAACAAGCGTTGGAACTTGCGATTGTTGAGAATATTCAACGTGAAGATTTGAATCCAATCGAAGAGGCGGAAGGTTATGCGCGCCTTATTTCTGAATTCAAACTGTCTCAGCAACAAGTTGCAGAGAAGGTGGGTAAAGATCGTGCGACCGTAGCTAATGCGGTTCGTCTTTTGTCTTTGCCTGAAGAAGTAAAATCCATGATCACAGCTAATGATTTGTCAGTGGGTCATGCGAAAGTTCTTCTTTCTTTGCCAGAGCCAAAAAAACAAATCGAATTCGCGAAGAAAGTCGTGAACGAGAAAATTGCGGTTCGTAAGCTCGAAAAAATGGTGCAAGCTGTTGTAAAGGGTAACGCGGATGAAGCGGATGAGTCGCCAAGTTTTGATTCAAACGTTACGCAACGTCTTATTTCCGGTTTGAGTGACGAGCTTCAAAAAATGCTCGGAACAAAAGTGAACATTGATTATTCCAATTCAAAGGGTAAAATCAGTATTCATTTTTACTCAGACGACGAACTTACTAATTTAGTAGATAGG